TTTCAAACACCGAATCCATTCGATAACCAGAGCGATTTATCGCTGCCATTTTTTCCGCCCCTAGACATACCTCTGCCATTGAACGAACGGTTTCGAGCGGGTATTTACCGGCGGCGGTTTCTCCTGACAGCATCACTGCGTCGGTGCCATCGAGAACTGCATTTGCCACATCCATCACCTCAGCACGGGTGGGCATCGGGTTTTCCATCATCGACTCCATCATTTGAGTCGCGGTGATCACAGTGCGGTTGAGCGAACGGGCACGGCGTATCAGCTGTTTCTGTACACCAATCAACTCAGGGTCGCCGATTTCGACCCCAAGATCGCCGCGGGCCACCATGACAGCATCGGAAGCAAGAATGATATCATCGATGTTTTCGGGAGTGGCGACGGTTTCAGCACGTTCTACCTTGGCCACCAGCCGAGCTTGCAAGCCTGCATCGGTGGCGAGGCGACGCGCGTATTTCATGTCCTCGCCATTACGTGGGAAAGAGACCGCCAAGTAGTCGACCTTGATTTCGGCGGCAAGGTTGATGTCGAGCTTATCTTTTTCGGTCAACGCCGCTGCGGAAAGACCGCCCCCTTTTTTATTGATGCCTTTATTGTTCGATAGCACGCCACCGATGATCACTTTTGTTCTTACTTGAGTGCCGTTGACACCAATCACTTGAAGTTGGACCCGCCCATCATCGAGCAGCAAAACATCGCCGGTTGAAACATCGTCGGGCAGGGCTTTATAGTCAAGCCCGACGGCATCTTTATCCCCGTGTCCAGCAGGCAGAGCACTATCTAAGGTAAACACATCGCCGATATTGAGCTGTACTTTACCTTCTTTAAAGGTCGATACGCGAATTTTAGGCCCTTGCAGATCGCCCAAAA
The sequence above is drawn from the Vibrio sinaloensis genome and encodes:
- the pyk gene encoding pyruvate kinase produces the protein MTAIQRRTKIVSTLGPSTDKPGVLESILEAGVNVVRMNFSHGTADDHRQRATRVRNIAAKLGTHVAILGDLQGPKIRVSTFKEGKVQLNIGDVFTLDSALPAGHGDKDAVGLDYKALPDDVSTGDVLLLDDGRVQLQVIGVNGTQVRTKVIIGGVLSNNKGINKKGGGLSAAALTEKDKLDINLAAEIKVDYLAVSFPRNGEDMKYARRLATDAGLQARLVAKVERAETVATPENIDDIILASDAVMVARGDLGVEIGDPELIGVQKQLIRRARSLNRTVITATQMMESMMENPMPTRAEVMDVANAVLDGTDAVMLSGETAAGKYPLETVRSMAEVCLGAEKMAAINRSGYRMDSVFESGEETIAMSTMFAANHMRGVKGIVTLTESGRTALMMSRLSSGLPIFALSRNESTLNLSALYRGVFPVFFHDKSDTGLATAQAAVATLKQRGLLDDGDLVIITQGDVMDVVGSTNCMRILAA